One genomic region from Anopheles bellator chromosome 2, idAnoBellAS_SP24_06.2, whole genome shotgun sequence encodes:
- the LOC131207447 gene encoding uncharacterized protein LOC131207447, with protein MEASEKFEQFSRVFRGLCRILGCDVLGESWRMDYRTYFMLFQCVLYSTGTLNAIIVAQGLFDLLKGFSFIGFFCQSMVKLYYTIRYQERYHVNFSGIRRTIYDGHVTGTEDQKRHILADIEMLLLLMKCTVVLYLSTLIIFSLYPAYMYFVVHVKVTILPLVLPGIDIYSVYGYGFTNAVHVLIALWGLLGALVSDTGFMMFVLHFRTYASLFGIDCGEFGKDLVAVADEELPEQEYAEFCRLRMREIYLGHQNVIAYVSSLNVCYETICSVQLATCSFSIMLNLFLALTTDWYATYSFLVVSVFQLLIFCILGAVIQTTNGGLNHAISSLPFYRLPPGEQHLYRLMLFRSQNPPELFVRGVGPLNMQTFTDIMQKIYSSFAMMYSYLEEVGN; from the exons ATGGAGGCTTCGGAGAAGTTTGAACAGTTCTCGCGGGTCTTCCGGGGCCTGTGCCGAATTCTCGGGTGCGACGTACTGGGCGAATCCTGGCGGATGGACTACCGGACGTACTTCATGCTGTTCCAGTGCGTACTGTACAGCACCGGCACGCTGAACGCGATCATCGTCGCCCAGGGTCTGTTCGATCTGCTGAAGGGCTTCTCGTTCATCGGCTTCTTCTGTCAGAGCATGGTCAAGCTGTACTACACGATCCGGTACCAAGAACGGTACCACGTCAACTTCAGTGGTATCCGGCGGACGATCTACGATGGGCACGTGACCGGAACGGAGGACCAGAAGCGCCACATCTTGGCCGACAtcgagatgctgctgctgctgatgaagtGCACGGTCGTGCTCTACCTGTCCACGTTGATCATCTTCTCGCTGTATCCGGCCTACATGTACTTCGTGGTGCACGTCAAGGTGACGATCCTGCCGCTGGTCCTGCCCGGGATTGACATCTACTCGGTGTACGGGTACGGGTTCACCAACGCCGTGCACGTCTTAATCGCGCTCTGGGGGCTCCTCGGGGCACTGGTGTCCGACACGGGCTTCATGATGTTTGTGCTTCACTTTCGGACCTACGCCAGCCTGTTCGGTATCGACTGCGGTGAGTTCGGGAAGGATCTGGTGGCGGTCGCGGACGAAGAACTGCCGGAGCAGGAGTACGCGGAGTTCTGCCGGCTTCGGATGCGGGAGATCTACCTCGGACACCAGAACGTCATCGCCTACGTGTCATCGCTCAACGTGTGCTACGAAACGATCTGCTCCGTGCAGCTGGCCACGTGCAGTTTCTCCATCATGCTGAACCTATTTCTGGCACTGACC ACCGATTGGTACGCGACGTACAGCTTTCTGGTGGTGTCGGTGTTTCAACTTTTAATCTTCTGCATCCTCGGAGCCGTTATCCAAACGACG AACGGTGGCTTGAACCACGCCATCTCCAGCCTGCCGTTCTACCGGCTGCCACCGGGTGAGCAGCACCTGTACCGGTTGATGCTCTTCCGAAGCCAGAACCCGCCGGAACTGTTCGTCCGCGGTGTCGGCCCGCTCAACATGCAAACGTTCACGGACATTATGCAGAAGATCTACTCGTCGTTCGCCATGATGTACAGCTACTTGGAAGAGGTCGGCAACTGA